TCAGCCGTAATCATGGCCGCGGGTCAGGGAACACGAATGAAGTCCGCGACCCCTAAAGTATTACATCCGGTCGCGGGAAAGCCGATGGTGTGGTATATGGCGTCGCTGGCGCGTCGGGTAGTTGACTCGACTGTCGTGATGGTGATTGGTCATGGCGCCGACCAGGTGAGAGCCTATCTCCAAAGTGTCCAAGAACACCTTGCTCCATTTTCTGTCGTCGAACAAACACAACAGCTAGGAACCGGACATGCCGTGCTACAGACTCGATCAATTCTACTAACCCCTGAACAAGAAACAAGCCGTCACTGTCTGATCTTGAATGGCGATACCCCTTTACTCACCGAAGAGACGGTTCGGGCCTTACTGGACTGTCACCAATCGACGGAGGCAGCGGTGACGATCTTGACCTCTGTTCTCGACGATCCTCATGGATATGGCCGGGTCATTCGTGGTGTTCAAGGAGAGGTGTTACAGATTGTCGAAGATCGCGATGCTTCGGACGAACAAAAATCCGTCAAAGAAATCAACGTGGGAACCTATGTCGTTCAGACTGATTTTCTCTTTCACAGCCTTGAATCTCTGAGCCCACAGAATGTGCAGGGTGAATATTACCTCACGGATATCGTTGGTATCGCAGTCAAGCAAGGGGTTCGTGTGTCGGCGTTGACTGCGAAAGATGCGAAGGAAACGTCGGGAATCAATAATCGTGAGCACTTAGCCGCTGCCGAGCGGGAAATGCGCGCGCGTCTTTGTCGTCACTGGATGCAGGCCGGCGTGACGATGCTCGACCCCGGCCAGGTTAGTATCGATGCCGAGGTTGTCATCGGATGTGATAGTGTGCTCTATCCAGATGTACGGTTGGAGGGCGGGACGGTGATCGGTGAAAACACGACGGTTCGGTCGCATACCAGAATCACCAACAGTATCGTCGGTAGCCGGGTGACCATACAGGATGCTTGCGTGTTGGACCAGGCTGTTGTGAAAGATGAAGCCTGTGTCGGTCCGTTTGCCCATCTTCGTCCTGCTACCGAGGTCGGTGTACGAGCGAAGGTCGGAAATTTTGTGGAATTGAAGAACACAAAATTAGGTGAAGAGTCAAAAGTGAATCACTTGAGTTATCTCGGGGATACGACGGTCGGACGAAAGGTGAATATTGGCGCTGGGACCATTACGTGTAATTACGATGGATTTCGGAAGTCAAAGACGG
The genomic region above belongs to Nitrospirales bacterium and contains:
- the glmU gene encoding bifunctional UDP-N-acetylglucosamine diphosphorylase/glucosamine-1-phosphate N-acetyltransferase GlmU; protein product: MSLVSAVIMAAGQGTRMKSATPKVLHPVAGKPMVWYMASLARRVVDSTVVMVIGHGADQVRAYLQSVQEHLAPFSVVEQTQQLGTGHAVLQTRSILLTPEQETSRHCLILNGDTPLLTEETVRALLDCHQSTEAAVTILTSVLDDPHGYGRVIRGVQGEVLQIVEDRDASDEQKSVKEINVGTYVVQTDFLFHSLESLSPQNVQGEYYLTDIVGIAVKQGVRVSALTAKDAKETSGINNREHLAAAEREMRARLCRHWMQAGVTMLDPGQVSIDAEVVIGCDSVLYPDVRLEGGTVIGENTTVRSHTRITNSIVGSRVTIQDACVLDQAVVKDEACVGPFAHLRPATEVGVRAKVGNFVELKNTKLGEESKVNHLSYLGDTTVGRKVNIGAGTITCNYDGFRKSKTVIEDEVFVGSDTQLIAPVRVGRGAIIAAGTTVTSDVPPEALGISRQAQTNREGAASRKRASQGLLKTESMKDE